The segment AAGCATTTTAGTCAGTCGGGAAGTATGTTTAAAATTAGTGATGTAATAAAAAGGCCTGTTACATTTAAGCAGCAGAACTTATTGTCAGATCCATTCCAAGGGCCTTTTGATTTAATAGTCTGCCGCAATGTTATGATATATTTTACAGAAGAAGCAAAGGATATTTTATATCAAAAATTTGCGAATGCTTTAAGACCAGGCGGAATATTTTTTGTTGGCAGTACAGAGCAAATTTTTAATCCTGGCAAGTACGGATTAGAAACAGAGGATACTTTTTTCTATAAAAAGATGTAAAATTTAAGTTTTTTATAGCTTTCAAGGATTTTTTACTATTCATATTCGCAAACGTATGATATATTGAAACATATTTCCTTTAAAGCGTTGAAGGGAGAAAGGATTTTGATATGAGATATTTAACTTCAGGGGAATCACATGGTCCAAAACTAATTACAATTATAGAAGGTCTTCCAGCAGGTATGCCATTAACTGCTGAGGATATTAACGAACAGCTTGCTAGAAGACAAAAAGGGCATGGCCGAGGCAGAAGAATGCAGATTGAAACAGATACTGCTGAAATCGGTGGCGGAATTCGACACGGCCAGACACTTGGCTCACCAGTGTCGCTTATTGTTGAAAATAACGACTGGAAGCACTGGACAAAAGTCATGGGTCAAGGACCGATTGATGAAGAGGAATCAAGTGAAATTAAACGGAAGATTTCCCGTCCAAGACCAGGTCATGCTGACTTGAACGGTGCCATTAAGTATGGACACCGCGACATGCGCAACGTATTAGAAAGATCTTCAGCAAGAGAAACGACAGTTAGGGTTGCCGCAGGTGCAGCAGCAAAGAAATTATTGTCATTATTAGGAATCAAGATTGCTTCACATGTCTTGGAAATAGGCGGAGTGAAAGCCGACATACAAGAATATCCTTCCATTGATAAAATCATTGAATTAACGGAGCAGTCTCCTGTCAGATGCTTAGATCCTGTTGCAGAGAAAAAAATGATGCAAGCTATCGATGATGCAAAGACAAATGGAGATTCCATCGGCGGAATTGTAGAGGTTATCGCAGAAGGAATGCCTGTTGGCGTTGGCAGCTATGTTCATTATGACAGAAAGCTTGATGCGAAGCTTGCAGGTGCGATTATGAGTATTAATGCATTCAAAGGAGTCGAAATTGGCATTGGCTTTGAAGCGGCAAGCAAGCCTGGAAGCGAAGTACATGATGAAATCATTTGGGACAGCATTCACGGCTACACGCGCAAAACGAATCGCTTAGGCGGCTTTGAAGGCGGAATGACGACAGGTATGCCTGTTATTGTTAAGGGTGTTATGAAGCCGATTCCGACGCTTTACAAGCCATTAAACAGTGTTGATATTGAAACGAAGGAACCTTTTGCAGCAAGCATTGAGCGCTCAGACAGCTGTGCTGTTCCTGCAGCAGCAGTTGTTGCAGAAAGTGCTGTTGCATGGGAATTGGCAAGTGCAATCGTTGATCAGTTTTATTCTGACCGTTTTGAAGGCTTGCTTGAAAATGTGGAAAAGCATCGTCAATATGCGAGGGAATTTTAATGAAGACAGTTCAAGTTGATGCAGGTTCTAAATCGTATCCTGTTTTTATCGGCGATAACACAGTCACACAATTAAACGGCTTTATACAAACCCATTTACCTGAATGCACAAAGGTGCTTATTATAACAGACGAGACAGTTGCAGCGCTCCATTTACAAGCACTGCAGCGGGAAATAACAGGATTTCCTGTTGTTTCCCATATCGTTCCTGCAGGAGAACACGCAAAAACATTTGATGTGTTTTACAGCTGCCAAAGCTTTGCACTTGAAGAAAAGCTGGATAGAAAATCACTAATCATCGCTTTAGGCGGAGGGGCTGTCGGTGACCTTGCCGGTTTTGTCGCATCCTCCTATATGCGTGGCATTCCGTTTATCCAGGTTCCAACAACCATTCTTGCACATGATAGTGCAGTTGGCGGGAAAGTAGCCATTAACCATCCGCTCGGCAAAAACATGATTGGTGCTTTTTATCAGCCAGAGGCTGTTTTTTACGAGACTGGTTTTCTTCGTACATTGCCTGCGCTTGAGCTCCGAAGTGGATTTGGTGAAGTAATAAAGCATGCCTTGATAAGTGATGCACGCTTTTATGAAACATTGCTAAATGAGATTGATGAGCTAGAGAAAGTACCAGAAAAGACATGGGAAGTGCTATTGGAAAAGGGGATTCTTGTTAAAAGTAAAATTGTTGCCAAGGATGAAAAGGAAGCGAATGTCCGTGCATTTCTAAACTTTGGCCATACACTTGGCCATGCGATTGAAGCAGAAATGGGCTATGGGAATATGTCACACGGTGAAGCAGTTGTTATCGGCATGTTGTTTGCATTGCGCCTAAGCAAAAAGAAGCTTCAGCTTGATTTCTCCATCAACAACCTTGAAGCTTGGCTGCAATCATTGGGATATGAGACAAAGGTTCCAGCACATTTAAAGGTAGAAGCCCTGATAGATAGAATGAAACAGGATAAGAAATCTGTAAGTGGAACAATCCACTTTGTCCTGCTTGATGCCATTGGCAATCCGGTTATCGTTAAAATGGATGAAAAAGAATTAATGGAAGAACTACATATTTTCAAGGGAGAATAGAGCATGATTAGAGGAGTACGGGGAGCAATCACGGTTGAAGTAGATGAAGAAACGGTGATTTTGGATGCAGCAGAGAGGCTTGTAAAGGAAATGATAGGAAAGAATGCAATCATAGCGGACGATGTTGCGTCTGTATTCGTTTCTGTAACAGATGACTTAACTTCTGCTTTTCCTGCCAAAGTGATTCGCCTTCAAGAGGGATGGACTTATGTTCCTGTCATGTGCATGAAGGAAATTGATGTGCCGAATGCATTGCAAAAATGCATCCGCATTATGATACATGTTAATACGAATACGGCTCAAAAGGATATTAACCATATATATTTAGAAAGAGCAATCCAATTAAGACCAGATCTTAAGCAAGAGAATTAATACATTATAGAGGTGAATGTTGATGAAATGGAAAGAGCAGTTATTAGGGCTTCATGCATATCAGCCTGGTAGAACGATTGATGAAGTGAAACGTGAATTTAATCTAGAAAAAATTGTAAAGCTTGCTTCGAATGAGAATCCTTTCGGCAGCTCACC is part of the Niallia taxi genome and harbors:
- the aroC gene encoding chorismate synthase; its protein translation is MRYLTSGESHGPKLITIIEGLPAGMPLTAEDINEQLARRQKGHGRGRRMQIETDTAEIGGGIRHGQTLGSPVSLIVENNDWKHWTKVMGQGPIDEEESSEIKRKISRPRPGHADLNGAIKYGHRDMRNVLERSSARETTVRVAAGAAAKKLLSLLGIKIASHVLEIGGVKADIQEYPSIDKIIELTEQSPVRCLDPVAEKKMMQAIDDAKTNGDSIGGIVEVIAEGMPVGVGSYVHYDRKLDAKLAGAIMSINAFKGVEIGIGFEAASKPGSEVHDEIIWDSIHGYTRKTNRLGGFEGGMTTGMPVIVKGVMKPIPTLYKPLNSVDIETKEPFAASIERSDSCAVPAAAVVAESAVAWELASAIVDQFYSDRFEGLLENVEKHRQYAREF
- the aroB gene encoding 3-dehydroquinate synthase; this encodes MKTVQVDAGSKSYPVFIGDNTVTQLNGFIQTHLPECTKVLIITDETVAALHLQALQREITGFPVVSHIVPAGEHAKTFDVFYSCQSFALEEKLDRKSLIIALGGGAVGDLAGFVASSYMRGIPFIQVPTTILAHDSAVGGKVAINHPLGKNMIGAFYQPEAVFYETGFLRTLPALELRSGFGEVIKHALISDARFYETLLNEIDELEKVPEKTWEVLLEKGILVKSKIVAKDEKEANVRAFLNFGHTLGHAIEAEMGYGNMSHGEAVVIGMLFALRLSKKKLQLDFSINNLEAWLQSLGYETKVPAHLKVEALIDRMKQDKKSVSGTIHFVLLDAIGNPVIVKMDEKELMEELHIFKGE
- the aroH gene encoding chorismate mutase; its protein translation is MIRGVRGAITVEVDEETVILDAAERLVKEMIGKNAIIADDVASVFVSVTDDLTSAFPAKVIRLQEGWTYVPVMCMKEIDVPNALQKCIRIMIHVNTNTAQKDINHIYLERAIQLRPDLKQEN